A window from Mycobacterium saskatchewanense encodes these proteins:
- the sepX gene encoding divisome protein SepX/GlpR — protein sequence MPSIPQSLLWISLVVLWLFVLVPMLISKRDAVRRTSDVALATRVLNGGAGSRLIKRSGPAAGHRSDPNWKPEEEPADDEFADAETQDLRAETQTAERTPVVVPMAVAEDTGPDYLDVDVVEDSAALPAGASAAAAEPALVAVDGEAQDAADHEAEVAEGDEYEYVEDSSGLEPEADADEHDEDDAAWANVAPRSRRRRFDTKKAAAISARKYAFRKRVLMVMAVVLIGSATAAFELTPSAWWVCGVATGVTVLYLAYLRRQTRIEEKVRRRRMQRMARARLGVENTYDREYDVVPSRLRRPGAVVLEIDDEDPIFEHLENGTPMRAYGWPRDLPRAVGQ from the coding sequence ATGCCAAGCATCCCGCAGTCGTTGTTGTGGATCTCGCTTGTGGTGCTATGGCTGTTCGTCTTGGTCCCGATGCTCATCAGCAAGCGCGACGCCGTGCGGCGCACCAGTGACGTGGCGTTGGCGACCCGGGTCCTCAACGGCGGCGCCGGATCCCGGTTGATCAAGCGCAGCGGTCCGGCCGCCGGGCACCGCAGCGACCCCAACTGGAAGCCGGAGGAAGAGCCGGCCGACGACGAATTCGCCGACGCCGAGACGCAGGACCTGCGCGCCGAGACCCAGACCGCCGAGCGGACCCCCGTGGTCGTGCCGATGGCGGTCGCCGAGGACACCGGGCCCGACTACCTCGACGTCGACGTCGTCGAGGATTCGGCGGCCCTGCCCGCGGGGGCCAGCGCAGCCGCGGCCGAGCCCGCCCTGGTCGCCGTCGACGGGGAGGCTCAGGACGCCGCCGACCACGAGGCCGAGGTTGCGGAGGGCGACGAGTACGAGTACGTCGAGGACTCCTCCGGCCTGGAGCCCGAGGCAGACGCCGACGAGCATGACGAGGACGACGCAGCGTGGGCCAACGTCGCGCCCCGTTCGCGGCGGCGCCGCTTCGACACGAAGAAGGCCGCGGCGATCAGCGCCCGCAAGTACGCCTTCCGCAAGCGGGTGCTGATGGTGATGGCGGTCGTGCTGATCGGCTCCGCCACCGCGGCGTTCGAGCTGACGCCCAGCGCCTGGTGGGTGTGTGGCGTCGCGACCGGCGTGACCGTGCTCTACCTGGCCTACCTGCGCCGGCAGACCCGCATCGAGGAGAAGGTGCGTCGCCGGCGCATGCAGCGGATGGCCCGCGCGCGGCTCGGCGTGGAGAACACGTACGACCGCGAGTACGACGTGGTCCCGTCTCGGCTGCGGCGTCCCGGCGCGGTGGTGCTGGAGATCGACGACGAGGACCCGATCTTCGAGCACCTGGAAAACGGGACGCCAATGCGGGCCTACGGCTGGCCGCGTGACTTGCCCCGGGCCGTCGGTCAGTAG